ATGTAGCGGGTTTCGCCAACAACCCAATCAACAACTATATCTCCCGCTGCATACAAAGCGAGATCGCTCGAATGCAGCAGCCACCCCCCCAACGGCCAATCCGCCGGCGGCGCCGATACATCCCTCGCAACCACACTGGTGCGCACGATCGGCTGTTCGCCGATTATTTCGCGGAGGAACCACGTTATCCGGCAGATGTATTTCGTCGCCGGTTCAGAATGCGCCGCTCCCTCTTCCTGCGCATTGTTAATGCGTTGTCCGCGCGTTACCCCGAGTTCCGGCTCCAGCGAGACGCAGCAGGGAAGCCCGGACTATCGCCCCTACAGAAATGCACTGTTGCCATCCGGCAGTTGGCATATGGAGGGTCCGCCGACATGTTCGATGAGTATCTGCAATGCGGCGAGACGACTGGCAACGAGTGCCTGAAGAATTTCTGTCAGGGCGTGCGAGAGATATTTGGGGAGCACTACCTTCGCTCGCCGGACGCAGCTGACTGCCAGTTCCTACTGGATTGGCACTGGAGGACCCACGGCTTTCCGGGGATGCTCGGCAGCATCGACTGTATGCACtggcagtggaagaactgcccaACCGCGTGGCGAGGCCAGTTTACTACCGGCTACAAAGGTACGCATCCCACCATCATTCTTGAAGCCGTTGCCGACCAACGgctttggatttggcatgcttattttggtatagccgggtcgaacaacgacctaaatgttctcaattcctcgccccttttcaacgagcggATCAACGGATTAGGCCCCTCCATCGAATTCACGGCCAATGGCAATGTGCATAACATGGGGTACTACCTGGCTGACGGCATCTATCCGCAATGGCCCGTGTTtctgaagacgatcagatgccCACTCGGAGATAGAAGAAGGTATTTTGCCCGAGCGCAAGAGTctgcgcgcaaggatgtggagagggcatttggggtgctccaatcgcgatTTGCACTGGTAAAGGGTCCGACGCGCTTTTTCTACCAGGGGGATATTGCCGatatcatgtatgcgtgcatcatcatgcataacatgatcatcGAAGATGAACACGAAGGCGTCCTCGACGTCACCAACGACCCAAGTGTTGCATCATCGAGTCACGGTGTCTCAACCGAGTCCGCCCGCCAGGGTGTACCGCACAACGAACATGAACGGTTCCAGGCGTTCATGGACATACACCAGAAGGAGGCCCATCAAGCACTACAACacgatatcatcgaagaattgtgggcaaatagaaaccgcgcccaccgcccttgaatttttttttctttgaattttttttttgaaactcacaaaacaacactatgtaaaatcttgtgccgaaaaacaagcgtttcatatttattgggacagagagagtagtcattttgctaaaaatgaacATGTatcctttatttttgttgacagAGGGTGGCGCATATGCACACAGAGAAAAATTTAGCACATAGTACTAAATCTGTACATTTATCACAAACTAAGTTTTTCTTATTCACTTAATTACCAGCCAATAAAATCAACgatatataatttttcttattcacAAACTAAGTTTTTTCTTATTCACTTaatttcaccatttttttGGCAACGGGAGTGCTGATCTgcctacatatataattacgTCCATGACTCAAACTTAATAAAGTTAAAGATACACAAAACCTTTTAGTTCAccagtttttttatttaaataacaaattgaattaatattttgtctCATGATCAAATCTCATCTCCCAGTTTTCTACTGTTTATCTCCTCTCCCTCAGAGTTTCTAGTGGTTATCTCACTCCATAAATGAATCCCGTTTTTCCACtactctctcatctctctaaacatatatacacataGACTTGAATTGTAGAATTATTAGTAGAAATGGAAGGAGGAGCTATACACGGCGGCGGAGCAGATACCTCTGCCTTCAAAGACTGCATCTCCCTCGCATCCAGCAATCCCTTTGTGCTCCGCCTCGCTTTCTCCGCCGGCATCGGTGGCCTCCTCTTTGGCTACGACACAGGTTTTGTTTTCATCACAGAGAGACACTGTGCCAtgcatttatgaattttttgctatgattttcatttgatttttttggatggatGTGCAGGTGTGATATCAGGAGCTCTTCTCTATATCAGAGATGACTTCAGCTCTGTCGATACAAAAACAGTGCTGCAAGAATCAATAGTGAGCATGGCTGTAGCGGGAGCCATCATAGGCGCTGCCACCGGCGGCTGGTTGAACGACAGATACGGGCGGCGGAGCGCCCTCCTCGTTGCCGACTTCCTCTTCTTCGTCGGAGCCATTCTGATGGCTGCAGCCCCAAATCCTGCCGTCCTGATAGTCGGGAGAGTGTTTGTCGGCCTTGGCGTCGGGATAGCTTCCATGACCTCGCCACTCTACATCTCTGAGGCATCTCCGGCAAAGATCAGAGGCGCCCTCGTCAGCACCAACGGATTTCTCATCACTGGCGGCCAGTTCCTCTCTTACCTAATCAACCTTGCTTTCACCAAGGTAATGCCGTTTCGGCTAAGTTTAAGGTTGTTGGATGAGAATAACAGTTTGATTTCAACGGGAGCAGGCACCC
The nucleotide sequence above comes from Salvia hispanica cultivar TCC Black 2014 chromosome 5, UniMelb_Shisp_WGS_1.0, whole genome shotgun sequence. Encoded proteins:
- the LOC125187888 gene encoding putative nuclease HARBI1, with the translated sequence MSSDSSSRAQSDEEISHSSSEEEVPPAPTGWDVAGFANNPINNYISRCIQSEIARMQQPPPQRPIRRRRRYIPRNHTGAHDRLFADYFAEEPRYPADVFRRRFRMRRSLFLRIVNALSARYPEFRLQRDAAGKPGLSPLQKCTVAIRQLAYGGSADMFDEYLQCGETTGNECLKNFCQGVREIFGEHYLRSPDAADCQFLLDWHWRTHGFPGMLGSIDCMHWQWKNCPTAWRGQFTTGYKGTHPTIILEAVADQRLWIWHAYFGIAGSNNDLNVLNSSPLFNERINGLGPSIEFTANGNVHNMGYYLADGIYPQWPVFLKTIRCPLGDRRRYFARAQESARKDVERAFGVLQSRFALVKGPTRFFYQGDIADIMYACIIMHNMIIEDEHEGVLDVTNDPSVASSSHGVSTESARQGVPHNEHERFQAFMDIHQKEAHQALQHDIIEELWANRNRAHRP